DNA from Onychomys torridus chromosome 1, mOncTor1.1, whole genome shotgun sequence:
CACAGGGCCTGGCTCTGCTGGATGATCTTGTTGTGCCTCAACTCCAGTGTGTtggctgtctctctcctctcctgctctaggctagcctgagctgcagCTGCCTCTTCTTCCACCTGCTGACATGGCAGATCTTTTTCCTTCAGTAATTGCCGATATTTTTCAAACTCCCATAGGATGTTCTGCTTCCGTGTTTCCATCTGTGTCTGTGGAGTCAAGATCGGAATTAGCACTGATCCTTTTAGTGTAAGGGTCATGTGGGATGGAGGACACTAACATGTGGGAACACTCACTGTGGAAATGCTTTGGTATGACCATTTACTGGGTGCTATGGAGGCAAAGACAACGGATCCAGTCTTCCTATCTTCCTGACTCCCCACAGCCTCAGGGGCATTGTTTTTGGTCCTTTTCACAGGTAGAATATTTTCTTACATATAATGAGTGGGAACAGAGTATTTCAGACTTGGAATTATCCTAGACTTgagattatatgtatataaagagaCATTCTGGCAGTGAAATCCCAAGTCTGAACACTTATGATTCCCATATATCTTGTACATATAACCTGAaggtaattttataaaataattttactgtGCTTGCATTCTGAATGTGACCTATCATTAGGTGGAACTTCGTTCTATTTTTGGTACCATGTTGGTTATAAGACACTTTTGGATTCTGGAGCATTTTGGATTTCACATTTCTGGATGAGTGACATTTAATCCGTTCTACTCTCTCAGCCCAGTAAAATCTGGGGTGTtatctttttcttgagacagggttccagTTTACAGCCCCACTGGACTCttattcactatgtagaccaagtagGACTTAAAGTTGTAGCAattctctgcctttgcctcttaagGGCCAGTTTATAGGCAGGCACCACCATCCTGGTACAGGATATTATCTTGGTGTGATAGGATGCAAACTACCTTCCATTTTCAGAGCAGCAGCCAGAAGGTTACACTGATGGTTACTAAGGATGTTAACTACACTGTTGGGtagtttttcttcttgttgatgTTTTTATGCTTATTGTACCATTTTGGCCCACTTTGATGTTGCTGTCTCCTGATCAAAAGTTCTAGAGTTTCATGCCTACTGGCTTCAGATAAACTTCAgaggtggttttcttttcttttttggagctgaggatcgaacccagggccttgtgcttgctagcgctataccactgagctaaatccccaaccccaagaggtGGTTTTCTACTATGTAGGTAACCGAAGTCTTAGCAGCGATGCCGTCGCTTGGCAAAGTGAAACAGAAACTGTGCTTGACCGCCACTCTACAAGCCACACTCCCACCAGCTCGTGTGTGTGCAGCACTGTTCCTTCCTCATACATGAAGATGTAAGATAGGCGGCGACTGCCACCTCACAACCTATAAGCTGGACCTGAAAAGTTAGATGGCCTTAAGTAAAGGGAAAGCTGAAGGCTCTGCCTCACAGGTAGGAGGCAGCCCCCACTGTCAGCTCTGGAAGAGAAGGACACCCTGAGACCCTTTCTCCAGTGCAACCTGCCTTCCAGTTGGCAGCTCGCTCCTTCTCGCCAACTTCCAGCTTCCaggcttcttcctgttctttcctCAGAAGTTCCAACGTTTCCTGGAGTTTCCACTGCAAGAGACATGGAGCTCATGAGTGTGATCAGTGTTTCTCAGGCAACAGGCTGGTATAAATGCCAAGAGAAAACTGAATGCTACAGAGGGCATAGACTGCCCATGTGGCACCCAGGGAAGCTCTTTGGGTTGAGAATCATTTTAACTCCCATAGTTCCAAGTGTCTGTAAAGGTCTATAGCTAGACTTTCTAGGACACGAAGACTTTGGACTTTCCTGCCCACAGCtaattttattcttattaattTTCTTCCCTATTATTTCCCAGAAAGTGTGCTCCAAAGCCAGGAGCATCAGCATGGCAGAATCTTGAGTCTTATCAAATGAGAACTGGAATTTAGGAAGCTCCTTGGGTAGGTAGTTCAGGTACTCAATAAAGGTTAGACACTTTCCTAGGAAAGTGATGCAAAAGATTCTTACAGGAAAGCCAGAAGTATTTAGCTATTTCCTTTTATTCTGATAAGAGTAACTTTTTTGTTAAAGAATTATTAAGTACCAGACACGGTTCAAGCATTGCACATGCACTAACACTGctgaggtttgaatgagaagcaTCCTCCATAGGTTCATGTGTGCGAAGATGTGATCCTCAGCTGGTGATGGGTTTGGAAAGGTTGTAGGAaactttaggaggcagagcttaGATGGAGAAAGTAGATCACTGTGGGGCAGGCCTGGAGGTTTATGGCCTGGTCTCACTTCCTGTTCATCCTTCCTAACTATAGATGTCATGGGACCAGTTGCCTATTGCTGTTGTCACTGTGATTTTCCCAGCACAATGCCCTGGGTccctttgaactgtgagccaaaaccaaCCGCTTCTCCCTTACATGGCTTCTCGTCAGGTATTTGAtgacagcaacaagaaaaataatgagtACAAATACGTTCCCCAGATGTAGCGTCATcaccattttatagataagagaACTGAGGCTCTAAAGTGACCCATCCAAAGTCACCCAGCTGGTAAATGACAGGGCTGGGAATTAACCAAGATCTTAACCTCTATGCTACAATTCTCTCATTGTTCTaaaactttcaaaacaaaatgaaatatacacACCTTTAATGTTTTAGATATTTGTCCTGTAGAGAAAAATGCTTATTCAGAGGGTCTGCCATGTATTCTTACATTTGAATCATAACTTGAAGAAAGAGAATTAAGGCAGAACAAGATCACTCATGCACATCTGAGAAAAGAGCAAGGTGGGGCCTGGAAGCTGATCACAATGGTTAAGATGGACAAACAGTGATGAGACTGAGCTGGCTTATCCCAAAGTGTGGGAAACACAGCCCTAGCCAAAGAACAAGCTCTCTATTATAGCCTTTTGTCTCTCTTTAACTAGTGTAACCTAAAGTTAGAAAAGGCTGATAATATGGATACTGTGATTATTAATACATGATTAGTACAAAGCATGCCTGGCAATTGGGGAATCAATCCTAAGTGACTCATTTATGATCCTTTCCAGCTCCAAAATAATGTATCAGGATCCAAAATTACTAAGCCTGAGTTGTGTTTATGAAATGAAGAGGTTAAAATGATTCAGTTAATGCCAAGCAACAATATGAGGCCCTAGAAGGGGGAAGTTAGTTAGTACTTGActaataaataacagaaataacagtcACCATATGTAAACTCATTCAAGCCATGTAGAATAGAACTCCAGTGGAAATCAAGGGTCTGCTTCAAGTTCTCAACACTAAACTTATCCTCTAGTTAGGCATCCCCATGTTAAGGTTTGAGATGGGATGCAGAGGAAACgggagagaaggaaatcaaaggtgGTTATGCATAAAGAAAAAGATGTAGCTCAGAATAGTAGATGCAAAGATCTGCAGCTATCAGGAGTGAAGGGACTCAGCTCTCAAAGACAAAGATACAGAGATGATACAGAGATGGCCAGATAAGAAGCAGAGGAAAGGCTGGCATGGCCAGGTTCTATTGCTTACCTTATATTCCCAGGCAACATCCTTTATGGGCACAACAGTGTGGGCTTCGTGCTCTGGGGACTGGTGACAGGCCTTGCAGGTTACCACATCATCCTCTTTGCAGAACACCGCCAGCTGTTCCTTGTGGAGATTACACACATCACGCTGTAGTCCCATTTCCATACAGAAGCCTAGCAGACGGACCTTATCTACGACACTGGCCAGCTGCCAATTGGGTCGTAGTTTCCTTGGCTGTGCAGGAGCTCGACAAAGTGGACAGGTGTAGCCCAAGTCCTGGGATTCTCCTGAGAGTTTCCAGAGTCCAGAGAGACAGCTGTGGCAGAAAGTGTGACCACAGTTGATGCTCACAGGTTCCCGAAGGAAGGTCATACAGATAGGACAGTTCATTTCTTCCACAATGGCTTCCATTAACGCTGCTGGATTCATGGTTCCATCTAAGAACAGTCTCAGAACATAAATAAAGActgcaaagaacaaaagaaaaacaagagaaaacaagaggaaaaggTAGCAATAATAAGTTCTCCCCCCACATCAAAGTGAATGATTGATAAAAATACACTTATTTTAGAACCTTCATTGGCCATGTATAATAAACACTGGCCTCCACTGAAGCTATTATTGGGTAACATTGTTCACACCACAGAAGGCACAAGGAGGGTAGGAATGGCTATGAGAGTGGATTTGgagaaatctttatttatttgttcaattcTGATTCTCTTGAGTTTATTCTACCCTACTTTTCCCACTCTAATCATGCTACGGAAATCAACATACTCTCTTGGACTAGGGCAAGTTAATACAAGATGTGACGTTCCAACATTCAGAAAAAGGCCACAAAATACTGTCAGCCTTCCTCTGTGATACCTTTGGTGTGCAGTTATAGTCTTCAAGGTGCAAAACCACAAACGCCAGATGCTCATTGTCTAGCTGCTCAGTTTTTCTTATGTTGCACACTGATGTGTAAAGGGAAAGGGTAATAACAGTTCTTTCACTGTGTCCTGTAAATCACTATTTGCCTCTCCTGCATCACATTTCCATGACTGACCAATGTAACAAGACACTCTCCTCAGCATGTGCTGCACGTGAGAAAGCAGAGGGGAAATGACATCCCTTGGAAGAGAAAGCAAGGATCACTTCAGGATATATTGATGTATATGGGTGATTATTGCCCAGGCCACATGTGTGAGCTTGAATGgccagtggcaggcttcttggcaTACTTGGTAATATTTAGTAACTCACCTTGTAAGTTTGTGCTACTAGACAGGCTATTTAGAGGGAAGAATCACATCGACTTTAAATACTGCTGTATCTTCAGGACCTAAATAGTGCCTACCAGGCAAATAACTGCTGAATACATGCCCGCTAAATGATTACATCAGGGTTAGGGAATAGTTCCTAAACCTCAAATGCTTTTATAGTTTATTAGGTaactgaaaacaaagcaaactaatAGGAAACACTCTTGAGTATCTAAGTATGTGCCAGGCATGGTTCTGTGCACTTTACATGGATAATGTTGGTTTATTTCACAATCCATGATAGAAACCATCATTCTCATTTTGCAGGTGCTTGTTTTCTATTATTCTACTTTGAGAAAACCACCTATCTTCTCCAGCTTCAGGGCATAAGACAAAGtcaaaggcagagaggaagaagtcaCTGTGTTTAGTCATGCAGAAGGGCATTTTGGAGGCACCAGGACAGAAAGTCTGCAGGACTTAATGCGGCCATCAGCAGGTCACTCCTCACCTTTCCcctgcttcctgttcttctgGTTCCACTGTCACCACCAAACCATGAGATCCAGACCCTAAGATCCAGTTCTGCAAATACCGAACTCAAAGGCCTACTGTGGTTCATCACAAGCCCTATATAAGCTCAACTGGAGGGATCCTGGACCCATGTCTGTTCATTTTACCCTGTCTCAGGTCATGCTGTTCTAACTGGAACTGTTTCCATGATCCTACAGTTGACATCACTTACTGCAAGTTTGTTTGTGTTAATCCTCACACTAGAGATTGACTGTGCATATTGTGTTTTTTTCATGATATTCCTCATGCCATGATAAATTTAAATTACAGAGATATCTTCTGTTTTGTTCATGTATTCTTGATGCCAAGAGCAGGGCATCGATATATGTTAAATTCACGAGAATTAAATGTAAATGTTGAGATCCCAGCCGATAGTAGAAGTGTTAATATCTTCATCTAaggcagcgtgtgtgtgtgtgtgtgtgtgtgtgtgtgtgtcacacgcTGCTTTGATATCAAAAGCACAAAGAGCAACAGAAGAACCAAAAGCAGTTGAAAATTTGGAAGATATTGGATGTAGGGAAGTGaggtaaagaaacagaaatgataaACCAGGAAAAGTGGTGGCAGCATGCTCTTTCTACACATGGCCTCAAAAAGACGTAAACATGGGAAAGTTGTCAGAAATCCGGGGATCAATAGATGTCTTTCTCCAACAGGACATCTGCCTTAACGCTCTTTTATCACACACAAATTACTTGGTTCACGTCTTAAAATTATTAACCGCTCAGGCATGTTCAACTTGCAGCCGAGGGCACTATGGATATGGCCCAACACAAAACTGtaaacttaattttctttatgAGATTTTTTTGGATAGTGCGGTTCTCTAGAATGAACTTGGTAGTAGACAAGTCGTTTTACAATGTCAAAACGGTGCCCCCACTGGTGCTTCCATAATGcccagggagaagagggagggggcgGAGCCTGGCAATATCCGGGAAATTGGAGCTGAGGGCCAGAGGGCTCAGACTCGGGCACCCGAGGGTCGGGGAAGGGTGGCGGGTCCCCAGGGCAGTGAGCTGGGTTAAGGAGTGCAAGGACCTGTGTCTTCCAAAGATCCCCGGCTTGCCGCCTCCTTCTCTCTGCGCACCGTAGCCCGCCTTGGAGATGCCGAGCTCCAGCGGCCTAGTCCACAGCATCAGGTGCGGCCGGGCGCTCACCTGCGCGAAGCTGCGGAGCCCAGCCAGAGCACGGCGGCCTGGGCCGAGCAGCACCCGGTGACTCCAGGGCCCGCCCACAGCGCCGGAAGCGACGAACCATAGGCCCGGGCCTGGTCCATCCTACGTCTGCACCATGAGCGGCCTGATTGGCTGTTAATTTGTCACTTTTCCTTATGGCATGCAGCAGCCTGGGAGCTCAGCCAGGTTTGGATCTGTGTCCCAGCTTGAGTGTATGGTGGCACATTTACACGTTGGAACCCGTGTTTCTCTGGAAGATATGCAACCAGCCATGGCTCCAGGTTTCAGACACTAACAAAATTAGTAATAAACGCTTCTGGTTTTCCTAACTCGACATTCCCATACTTTCTAGGTTGCTCCTCATTGCAACAAACTAGTTTCAGAGTTAGAAACAATATTGAATGGCGAAGCAGAAGAGTCCTGATCATAAGCAGTcgttaaaaatttctttaaaaaataattattttatatcccGGCTGCagtttcttccccttcctcctttcctcccaggctCCCCACtcccgggttttttttttttttttttttttttcaataaggaaaatgaatatcaacaaaacatggcatatcaagttatagtaagactaagcacctccccttgtattaaggctggacacggtgacccagtatgaggagtagggtcccaaagttagtaaaaaagtcagagacagcccccattcccactgttaggaatcccacaagaggaccaagctacacaactgtaacatgtatgcagagtgcgtaggtcagtcccatgcaggttcccttgttgtcagttcagtccctgtgaacccctatgagcccgggttagttgattctgtgagttttcttgtgacgtcctttgtccctctggctcctacaatcctttatCTCCCCTCTTTTGCAGGATTACCTGAGttttgcctaatgtttggctgagTCTGCGTCTGTTTCCATCAGtagctggatgaagcctctctgatgacaattgggctagggaCCAGTCTGTGGGTATAGgtgaatatcattaggcatcattacattgacatatttttccTCCAGTTGtgtttagttctatcctaggtctttgggtcatccagcctgtgggtcctgatGCAGTGCCAGGGGTgggcttactctcctggcatgagttttaggctagaccagtcattggccACTCCTTCAATCTCTAGGCCACTCTTACTTCAGCACATCTCACAGGCAGGACAGACTATATAGGTCGAAGGTTATGTGGATGGGTTGTTTCCCACTCCCTGcacttgaagtcttgcctggccacaatccatttaaaaaatggggtacagagctaaacagagacttctcaacagaagaatctcaaacagCCAAGAAACAAgtagatgttcaacatccttagtcatcagagaaatgcaaatcaaaatgactctgagattccatgttacatctgtcagaatggctaggataaaaacacaagtgacatctcatgctggaggggatgtggagcaaggggaacattacttcattgctggtgggagcacAAACTTGTATATTTCCAAAGTGcaaactttggaaatcagtgtggcagtttctggGAAATCAATCTACCATAAGACCCAGTTATACAACTCTTGGGCCTATACCCTGTAGTTCCAACCCCTATTAAGGAttctgtaatggtcacacccacaaggtggggctgagggaggaagctgaagacacaggattgagaggagaggcttctcttggttctgggaccctggaggtagaccgagcagagttctccagagaacaccgccggactgcgccataccctttcccagaccctgcaacctatcccttcatttgtaagttaccccacaaaataaacctcccttttaactacatggagtggccttaataatttcaccaatatctggcactcacaaggggcaaattccaaaggcctaggcagctccgaccctcagcctcctccccggctggcaggtatctaaacccacctgcaaagttacatttaaccagggaacgcctacaaagttccattcctgaaaaagggagcagctagtctggtctcagttccctagcttagcccccagaccagcaaaaacctctgtgagtgaggccttcccactcctccctgagtgcctgctccccgccatcttggctcctgccttcagctgccaccagccaaggtcgccagcaggccctgctttggagctataccaatgcctcctgctggctgaaaagtgctactgcacccctcAAAACCAGGGAAAGGTAaactttcaagtaaaagtacttgataattttacaccttaaaactgactaacaaattttgagtaattcttgtaatatggctgacatcATTAACTCACAAgaattaaaaacctttttgcctgtatgatgaatgacattttcttggaaatatacgacctccctaaggcatatctggcctgtaccattttggcattcatcgtaataattcacacagtgttcaaacactggtttaataataagggcaaagatgagtcattattgggactgatacaggctttaaaagatagcaatgaaagcttacagaaagattctctctctggaatctgctaaccaggatttacaggctttaaaagatagcaatgaaggcttacagaaagattctgtctctggaatctgctaaccaggatttgcaggctttaaaagatagcagtgaaggcttacagaaaaagattctctttgtGGAATATGCTAACCAGGATTtgcaggctttaaaagatagcaatgaaggcttacagaaaaatattctctttctggaatctgctaaccataatttacaggttttaaaagatagcaatgaaggcttacagaaaaagactctttctctggaatctgctgaccaggacttacataaaaatattctctctctggaatctgctaaccagaatttacaaaacaagcttgtacccaaaattgcttttattgataataaatatgaatatttaatgggtagaacactaactctccagagtgaagttgtagctactcagacactatataaggaagaacaattatcattaattgataagataaggtccacttccatgattccatgagaaatctggaatcctttacaagagaggaggtttactccctggaacagaccctaggtgctcgtttacaagccctggaggaaactctcaataaacatgacaagggacctaataagcaaaagggcaagaccatacaggttgtaacatctccaaatggctctcatacaatggcttatcctgttatcatccagcagatgacacacacccagagccatatacaacatatacattacaaccaatttcaacaagggactttaaaaatataaaggaagcagtagttacatatgggatacactccacatatgtaaaacagatgttaaattcatggtctacctcacatagaatcattccagatgactggcatcagtaaatttcagctgttctagaatatagccagcagttacagtggaaaagctggttgagagaagaggcaagaaatttagaacaacaaggtaaactcagaggttttgtgatctcccaagattaaatacttggtgagggatgttttgctgacaggaatgtacaagccatttatgatgagcatacaatatccctatgccgtacagcagctctaaatgcttgggaaaaatttccagaacctggaaaagcaactgaggtatacacaaaggtatttcagggactgcacaaacccttcactgattttttacaaaggctgaacacagctataacaaaagctgtatcagataaagaattaagaaaagtattaactgagtccttggcatttgacaatgctaatgcagaatgcaaaagaatacttacaccattgaagatcagatcagctcttttggaagaatggattcagtatactaatggtgttgagtctcttaactacagtaatgaggcttggatag
Protein-coding regions in this window:
- the Trim68 gene encoding E3 ubiquitin-protein ligase TRIM68 isoform X2 codes for the protein MNPAALMEAIVEEMNCPICMTFLREPVSINCGHTFCHSCLSGLWKLSGESQDLGYTCPLCRAPAQPRKLRPNWQLASVVDKVRLLGFCMEMGLQRDVCNLHKEQLAVFCKEDDVVTCKACHQSPEHEAHTVVPIKDVAWEYKWKLQETLELLRKEQEEAWKLEVGEKERAANWKTQMETRKQNILWEFEKYRQLLKEKDLPCQQVEEEAAAAQASLEQERRETANTLELRHNKIIQQSQALCRMIVELEERSQRPVRWMLQEQILEPAAARTNLLGAEDRLPCARTKRDLEDLCSRCAPRSRHSLRPPCRVQGQKKCALWRHPAAPA